CGGAGAGCCCGCTGCCGTGGCGGCACCTCTCGCAGGTCTGGCTGGACCGCGAGGAGTGGAAGAGGGCCAGGGCGGCAGCGGACCAGGGGCTCAAGGTCGAGCCGGGAGACGTGGAGCTGGTCAACAACCGCGCTGTGGCACTGGGGCGGCTGGGGGACCATGAGGCGGCCATTGTCGGGTTCAAGCACTGCATCGAGAGGGAGCCGCGCAATACTGCGTTCTACTGCCGCCTCGGCGATACCTATCGCCAGCTCAAGATGTACGAGCAGGCGGAGCAGGCCCTGCACCAGGCGCTGGAGATCGACCCGCGCTGTGCCCCGGCCTTGCTCGGCCTGGCGGTGCTGAACAATGACCGCGAGGAATGGGCCGGCTGCGTCTACTTTGGGGAACTCGCGCTGCGCTATCTCCCGGGCCATCCCGAGACGTGTCTGGTGGTCGGCGATGCGCTGCTCAACCTCCACGAGTACGAGGCGGCGCTGCAGCGTCTGATGTCCGCTACGCTGGTTGACCCCACTTTTATCGGGGCCTACGAGCTAATGTCCCACGCCTATGCCGAGTTGGGGATGTACGAGCTCTCGGTAGGGGCGGCGAGAGAGGCGCTCAGGCTTAATCCCGAGAGCTGGAGGGCGCTGGTCAATGTCGCCTATGCTCTGGGCAAGCAGGAGCGTCACCCGCAATCCGCCGACATCCTCGAGGCCGCGCTCAAGCTCGTGCCCGACGTCGAAAACCGCTGCGAGGTGCTATGGGATCTGGGGTGGGCCTGCTACAAAGCAGGCCGCTACAAGC
This genomic interval from Chloroflexi bacterium ADurb.Bin180 contains the following:
- a CDS encoding lipoprotein NlpI, which produces MRESKVMKGTLLNKNVLKVIDELRELSGKEPGAESARVALQGMLEGLIRQAESGEGNIERIVEELIDLGLAFPESPLPWRHLSQVWLDREEWKRARAAADQGLKVEPGDVELVNNRAVALGRLGDHEAAIVGFKHCIEREPRNTAFYCRLGDTYRQLKMYEQAEQALHQALEIDPRCAPALLGLAVLNNDREEWAGCVYFGELALRYLPGHPETCLVVGDALLNLHEYEAALQRLMSATLVDPTFIGAYELMSHAYAELGMYELSVGAAREALRLNPESWRALVNVAYALGKQERHPQSADILEAALKLVPDVENRCEVLWDLGWACYKAGRYKRALACTEQALECGEQPDLILFFNRGLILLALGRVDEAEEAYQKAVERAQAEENHDVLAEASENLGELLARKAVKIKSGSVISRLLEG